A genomic segment from Neodiprion lecontei isolate iyNeoLeco1 chromosome 1, iyNeoLeco1.1, whole genome shotgun sequence encodes:
- the LOC124292949 gene encoding THAP domain-containing protein 7-like isoform X2 gives MSTCVFCKTKQSKYSGRSFHKFPVKDVLRFQQWLKVMKRKDWKPNRNSTFCSAHFANDCFDRTGFLITLKKNSVPTIFDNPKSECSSCHRLREYGHGYSFFKFPLDEPDIMKQWIANINIGPWSPSSDSFLCSDHFEPSCFQKKSKNYITLPKGSIPTLFAPL, from the exons ATGAGTACCTgcgttttttgcaaaacaaagcAATCAAAATATAGTGGGCGATCATTTCACAA ATTTCCCGTGAAAGATGTGTTGCGCTTTCAGCAGTGGTTAAAAGTAATGAAGAGGAAGGACTGGAAGCCAAACCGAAATAGCACATTCTGTTCAGCTCATTTTGCAAATGACTGCTTTGATAGGACAGGATTCctaattacattgaaaaagaacAGTGTACCAACTATATTTGACAACCCAAAATCAGAGTGTTCATCTTGTCACCGATTAAGGGAATATGGACATGGCTATTCATTCTTCAA GTTCCCATTGGATGAACCTGATATTATGAAGCAGTGGATcgcaaatataaacattgGACCGTGGTCTCCATCAAGTGATAGCTTTCTGTGTTCCGACCACTTTGAACCCTCTTGCTttcagaagaaaagtaaaaattatataactttACCAAAAGGCAGTATCCCAACGTTATTTG CTCCACTTTGA
- the LOC124292949 gene encoding THAP domain-containing protein 7-like isoform X1 → MSTCVFCKTKQSKYSGRSFHKFPVKDVLRFQQWLKVMKRKDWKPNRNSTFCSAHFANDCFDRTGFLITLKKNSVPTIFDNPKSECSSCHRLREYGHGYSFFKFPLDEPDIMKQWIANINIGPWSPSSDSFLCSDHFEPSCFQKKSKNYITLPKGSIPTLFGENLQQTEFQDESDRPTTVNLTKLHDHLHICT, encoded by the exons ATGAGTACCTgcgttttttgcaaaacaaagcAATCAAAATATAGTGGGCGATCATTTCACAA ATTTCCCGTGAAAGATGTGTTGCGCTTTCAGCAGTGGTTAAAAGTAATGAAGAGGAAGGACTGGAAGCCAAACCGAAATAGCACATTCTGTTCAGCTCATTTTGCAAATGACTGCTTTGATAGGACAGGATTCctaattacattgaaaaagaacAGTGTACCAACTATATTTGACAACCCAAAATCAGAGTGTTCATCTTGTCACCGATTAAGGGAATATGGACATGGCTATTCATTCTTCAA GTTCCCATTGGATGAACCTGATATTATGAAGCAGTGGATcgcaaatataaacattgGACCGTGGTCTCCATCAAGTGATAGCTTTCTGTGTTCCGACCACTTTGAACCCTCTTGCTttcagaagaaaagtaaaaattatataactttACCAAAAGGCAGTATCCCAACGTTATTTG GTGAAAACTTGCAGCAGACCGAATTTCAGGATGAATCCGATCGGCCCACCACAGTGAATTTAACCAAATTACATGATCACCTACACATTTGTACCTGA